The segment ACTGCTCATATAAAATGTTCAGTATGACTGGAGAAAATGAGATGTTTGCatctgaatttattttcctgGGCTTCACCACCCAAGCAGATCTGCAGGTGATGTTTTTTGTCTTGTTCCTTGCCCTCTACGTGGTCACTGTCCTAGGAAGTCTGGGAGTCATCGTGTCGATCCGCGCCTCCGCACCCCCATGTACTTCTTCCCGAGCCACTTGTCCCTGCTGGacatctgctgctcctgcacatcatcccccggagcctgagggattttttggtgatttCCTTCATGAGGGGCATCACCCAGCTCTTCTCCTTCGCCACCTGGGCCACCAGCGAGTGCCACGTGCCGGCCGCCATGGCCTACGACCGCTACATGGCCACCTGCAGGCCCCGGCGCTACTCCGTGCTCACATCCCAGAGGATTTGCATTGGGGTGTTGGCCGGAGTGCTCAGCTCCACTCTCCACACCATATTTCCATGTTCCACGTCCCATTCTGTCACTCCCAGGCCATCGAGCAC is part of the Passer domesticus isolate bPasDom1 chromosome 6, bPasDom1.hap1, whole genome shotgun sequence genome and harbors:
- the LOC135303761 gene encoding LOW QUALITY PROTEIN: olfactory receptor 5AR1-like (The sequence of the model RefSeq protein was modified relative to this genomic sequence to represent the inferred CDS: inserted 5 bases in 4 codons; deleted 4 bases in 2 codons), with amino-acid sequence MFSMTGENEMFASEFIFLGFTTQADLQVMFFVLFLALYVVTVLGSLGVXRVDPRLRTPMYFFPSHLSLLDICCSCTXIPRSLRDFLVISFMRGITQLFSFATWATSECHVPAAMAYDRYMATCRPRRYSVLTSQRICIGVLAGVLSSTLHTISMFHVPFCHSQAIEHFVCDRPALLALSCSDTRASEAVVGLNVLSTTASRFILVSSLSVLAAVLRMRXSSTCASHLASVALSHGSSTLTXAPVSSCSLEQDKLISLGFSVTVPVPSPFLYGLRNTDLRNVMRRTESRILTARSIHGSWSAERRGQPCCDEAC